The following proteins come from a genomic window of Bacteroidota bacterium:
- a CDS encoding transposase, translating to MDVSKLTLDVCIINHEGFQEHQQFENTKQGFKKMYACLVSTGVFSFTQALFCMEHTGIYTRELVEYLLSHQANVWMESALHLKRSMGMTRGKNDKVDSFRIARYSMTNADQAKLVNISNKTLPTY from the coding sequence ATTGATGTTTCCAAACTCACCCTTGATGTATGCATCATCAACCATGAAGGGTTTCAGGAACATCAGCAGTTTGAAAACACTAAACAAGGCTTTAAGAAAATGTATGCCTGTTTAGTTTCAACCGGAGTTTTTAGTTTCACGCAAGCATTGTTTTGTATGGAGCATACGGGAATTTATACCAGAGAGCTGGTGGAATACCTGTTGTCTCATCAAGCCAATGTATGGATGGAATCGGCACTTCATTTAAAACGGAGTATGGGTATGACCAGAGGAAAGAATGACAAAGTTGATTCTTTCCGGATCGCGCGTTATTCAATGACCAATGCTGATCAGGCAAAATTGGTAAACATATCTAACAAAACACTTCCAACGTATTAA
- a CDS encoding IS110 family transposase, which produces MVSSRDRIKKSLQSIKVSIKEMERVDKATAKDLMKLNKAALTGLLKSKDATEKRILELINSDEELKKIFELVTSVKGVGNVLATELIVFTQGFTRMTNVKQLACYCGVAPFSHTSGTSVKGRTGTSNFTNMG; this is translated from the coding sequence ATGGTGAGCAGTCGTGATCGTATCAAGAAAAGTTTGCAATCCATTAAGGTATCCATTAAGGAGATGGAACGCGTGGATAAAGCCACTGCAAAGGATTTAATGAAACTAAACAAAGCTGCTTTAACAGGACTTTTAAAAAGTAAGGACGCTACTGAAAAGAGAATTTTGGAGTTGATTAATTCAGATGAAGAACTAAAAAAAATCTTTGAATTGGTTACCTCTGTTAAAGGAGTTGGAAATGTATTAGCAACAGAGCTGATTGTGTTCACCCAGGGATTTACCCGGATGACAAATGTAAAACAACTTGCCTGTTACTGTGGTGTCGCTCCCTTTTCGCATACATCCGGCACAAGTGTTAAAGGGCGGACAGGCACCTCTAATTTTACAAATATGGGTTGA
- a CDS encoding YHYH protein, protein MNKRYLLFILLLQGLSVFSQAPVITSWLINTNGKKASHYVNGNSTAIADADSANVQTVRYSANWVYVRTKGLPSYTTGPFLDGNPSLATNQNAIFKISRNPVQNTGTPVNTTAGNIGIFINGVALFDYRDGVSWKNSTNSLAGGPLGGTGDGVWNRDAVVAEKAGFDCSKGHPAMGNYHHHQNPSAFKMDQQVISTICNLYNADGLYVMDSTRHSPLIGFAYDGFPIYGAYGYYNTNGTGGISRMKSKWKLRNITVRTTNYNGVPVTAGPPVSTTYPLGYFREDYGPDGSATTPDYLDEHNGRFCITPEYPAGIYAYFCTVDNNQNSAYPYGVGPTFYGTKTGLKVTSITETVTTYTAPSTASFQLRLYLQGPYMANNVMNSVVGNGNADTITVQLRSTVSPYAVLHTTTALLSTAGIAGLSIPYTFTGSSYYIVVKHRNSLETWSKKPVTLTALNNTYYFEPY, encoded by the coding sequence ATGAACAAACGTTATCTCCTCTTCATCCTATTGCTGCAAGGGCTCAGCGTATTTTCTCAGGCACCGGTGATCACTTCCTGGCTCATCAATACCAACGGAAAGAAGGCCAGTCATTATGTAAACGGAAACAGCACTGCCATTGCAGATGCCGACTCCGCCAATGTGCAAACCGTACGCTACTCCGCCAACTGGGTCTATGTACGCACAAAGGGGCTGCCTTCCTACACCACCGGACCCTTCCTCGATGGGAACCCCTCTCTCGCCACCAACCAAAATGCCATCTTCAAAATCTCCCGCAACCCGGTACAGAATACCGGAACTCCTGTAAATACCACCGCAGGAAACATCGGTATTTTCATCAATGGTGTTGCCCTCTTCGACTATAGGGACGGTGTTTCATGGAAGAATTCAACGAATAGTCTGGCCGGTGGTCCGCTGGGAGGTACAGGAGATGGAGTGTGGAACAGAGATGCCGTAGTGGCGGAAAAAGCCGGCTTCGATTGCTCCAAAGGTCATCCTGCTATGGGAAATTATCATCATCACCAGAACCCATCTGCATTTAAGATGGATCAGCAGGTCATCTCTACCATTTGCAACTTGTACAACGCGGATGGGTTGTATGTGATGGATTCTACCCGTCACTCGCCTCTGATTGGATTTGCCTATGATGGATTTCCCATTTATGGAGCCTATGGCTATTACAATACCAACGGCACCGGTGGCATCAGCCGGATGAAATCAAAATGGAAGCTGCGCAATATCACCGTGCGCACAACGAACTATAACGGAGTACCGGTGACAGCAGGTCCACCTGTGAGCACCACCTATCCGCTGGGTTATTTCCGCGAAGATTACGGCCCCGATGGCTCTGCCACCACACCGGATTATCTGGATGAGCACAACGGCCGCTTCTGCATCACCCCCGAATACCCCGCGGGCATCTATGCTTACTTCTGCACCGTCGACAATAATCAGAACTCCGCCTATCCCTATGGGGTCGGACCTACATTTTACGGGACGAAAACAGGATTAAAAGTGACCTCCATTACTGAGACGGTCACCACCTATACTGCGCCATCTACCGCTTCCTTCCAGCTCCGCTTGTACCTTCAGGGACCCTATATGGCCAACAATGTCATGAACAGCGTAGTGGGTAACGGCAACGCAGATACGATAACTGTTCAGTTACGCAGTACCGTGAGTCCCTATGCCGTATTACATACCACGACCGCCCTTTTATCCACTGCCGGAATTGCCGGTCTTTCCATTCCCTATACCTTTACCGGAAGTTCCTATTACATTGTAGTCAAACATAGAAATTCACTGGAAACCTGGAGTAAAAAACCGGTAACGCTGACGGCATTAAACAACACCTATTACTTTGAACCCTATTAA
- a CDS encoding phage integrase N-terminal SAM-like domain-containing protein — protein sequence MNKKADLRLERGNHKGQAIWLLKFAYDKAIIEKLRAAVPLRWSKTKGSWYGPGTEEFLMRVREVEGIAITVVPADVSSLPPGPSPTSKETGNNLQGRPLMENYPKVPAVRPSVPKTLVQAVTAISTSGAMPDLMKWSDHLKGLQYAPKTIEVYSQALRQFFIWLGDKNHKEVRKEDVSQYMQYL from the coding sequence ATGAACAAAAAGGCGGATTTGCGACTCGAAAGGGGCAATCATAAGGGACAAGCCATATGGCTATTGAAATTTGCATACGACAAAGCCATCATTGAGAAACTGCGTGCTGCGGTACCTCTTCGCTGGAGCAAGACCAAGGGCAGCTGGTATGGGCCGGGGACGGAGGAGTTTTTGATGCGGGTAAGGGAGGTGGAAGGAATAGCTATTACCGTTGTTCCGGCGGATGTCTCATCTCTTCCACCGGGACCATCTCCCACATCAAAGGAAACCGGAAATAATTTGCAGGGTCGGCCGCTTATGGAAAATTATCCTAAAGTGCCTGCTGTTCGACCGTCTGTTCCGAAAACACTTGTTCAGGCAGTTACCGCAATAAGTACTTCCGGTGCAATGCCTGATCTGATGAAATGGAGTGATCATTTAAAGGGACTGCAATACGCTCCAAAAACAATCGAAGTTTATTCGCAGGCCTTGCGCCAGTTCTTCATCTGGTTAGGAGATAAAAACCATAAAGAAGTACGAAAAGAAGATGTAAGTCAATACATGCAATACCTGTAA
- a CDS encoding AI-2E family transporter, giving the protein MTRRERFPGIYYLCLPMIITSSSLLKKLLLLFLVIAGLILAKSFLMPLTVAGVLATLFLPLSKQLEKHGFPKWLAVLSCLLILLLAMAGIISMLGWQISELIDDFELIKIKALETGARIQQYLLIHLGISLEKQMQVLKDQEHYLPSTLQLFAGKMAGIFTNIVLILVYVFCFLYYRNHLKQFLLRLSPKDQQPEMEQIIYSTSRVSQQYLLGLSKMIVCLWIMYGIGFSIIGVKNAVMFAILCGLLEINPYIGNLTGTLLTLLVAAVNGASVPMLGSIVIVYGSVQLIQGWILEPLIVGPQVKINPFTTILSLVIGELIWGIPGIFLAIPVIAMLKIVFDHIDSLKPYGMLIGEINTGKKEPVFIKKILSIVKSKEK; this is encoded by the coding sequence ATGACGAGACGAGAACGCTTTCCGGGGATTTACTACCTTTGTCTTCCCATGATCATCACCTCCTCTTCCCTTCTTAAAAAATTGCTGTTGCTGTTCCTGGTAATTGCCGGGTTGATCTTAGCAAAAAGCTTCCTCATGCCATTGACCGTGGCCGGAGTGCTCGCCACCCTTTTTCTTCCGCTCAGTAAGCAACTCGAAAAACACGGTTTTCCAAAATGGCTCGCCGTACTTTCCTGCCTGCTGATCTTGCTCCTGGCAATGGCGGGAATTATTTCCATGCTGGGCTGGCAGATCTCCGAGCTGATCGATGACTTCGAACTGATTAAAATCAAAGCCCTCGAAACCGGCGCGCGCATCCAGCAATACCTCCTGATTCATCTCGGCATCTCCCTCGAAAAACAAATGCAGGTGCTCAAGGATCAGGAACACTATCTCCCCTCCACCCTGCAACTCTTCGCGGGGAAAATGGCGGGCATTTTTACGAATATCGTGCTGATCCTGGTGTATGTCTTCTGCTTTCTGTATTACCGAAATCATCTCAAACAATTCCTGCTGCGCCTCTCCCCAAAAGATCAACAACCGGAAATGGAACAGATCATCTACAGCACCTCGCGCGTTTCTCAGCAATACCTGCTCGGACTTTCTAAAATGATCGTTTGCCTCTGGATCATGTACGGCATCGGCTTTTCAATCATCGGCGTAAAGAACGCGGTGATGTTCGCTATCCTCTGTGGCTTGCTGGAGATTAATCCCTATATCGGTAATCTCACCGGCACCCTGCTAACGCTGTTGGTAGCAGCAGTGAATGGCGCGAGTGTTCCGATGTTAGGAAGTATTGTGATAGTGTATGGAAGCGTACAGCTCATTCAGGGATGGATCCTCGAGCCGCTCATCGTTGGACCGCAGGTAAAAATAAATCCGTTCACGACGATCCTTTCCCTTGTCATCGGTGAATTAATCTGGGGAATCCCGGGCATCTTCCTCGCCATTCCCGTCATTGCCATGCTGAAAATTGTTTTTGATCATATCGATTCCCTAAAGCCCTACGGCATGCTCATCGGTGAAATCAATACCGGCAAAAAAGAACCCGTATTCATCAAAAAAATATTAAGCATTGTGAAGTCCAAAGAGAAATAA
- a CDS encoding tyrosine-type recombinase/integrase has product MSSDMLERPRKEYHLPQFLTREEVSNIFHTLGNLKHRAMISLVYACGLRLGEVIRIRLTDIEASQRLLMIRQSKGNKDRMVPLPESILLLLNDYAQAYRPKIFLFEGQLDSQPYSERSVQQVFKNAVRKSGIRKQDATLHWLRHSYATHLLEMGTNLRDLQALLGHKNIKTTECYTHVSSTKFRHIVSPFDVLPEESNNLKLPNTPKKLYF; this is encoded by the coding sequence ATGAGTTCAGATATGCTGGAACGACCGCGGAAGGAATACCATCTGCCGCAGTTTCTCACGCGGGAAGAGGTTTCGAATATCTTCCATACGCTGGGAAATCTAAAGCACCGGGCCATGATCAGTCTGGTATATGCTTGTGGTTTAAGACTTGGAGAAGTCATTCGGATCCGGTTGACAGACATTGAAGCTTCACAACGGCTGTTGATGATCCGCCAATCGAAGGGGAATAAAGACAGGATGGTTCCTTTACCGGAGAGTATCTTACTCTTGTTAAATGATTATGCCCAGGCTTACCGACCCAAAATATTTCTCTTTGAAGGGCAATTGGACAGTCAACCTTACAGTGAGCGCTCGGTACAACAGGTATTCAAAAATGCTGTCCGGAAAAGCGGGATACGAAAACAGGATGCCACCCTCCATTGGTTAAGGCATAGTTATGCCACGCATCTTTTAGAAATGGGAACAAATCTCCGGGACTTACAGGCCTTGTTAGGACATAAAAACATCAAAACCACAGAATGCTACACCCATGTCAGCTCCACGAAATTCCGTCATATTGTCAGTCCGTTTGATGTATTACCGGAGGAAAGCAACAACCTAAAGCTTCCGAATACGCCCAAAAAGTTATACTTTTGA
- a CDS encoding c-type cytochrome yields the protein MSKQFLLAAFILFLLVAFRSREMPLFVAPPSWPQPHCDFSENPLTASKIALGRVLFYDPILSADSSTSCSSCHSSYTAFAHTDHALSHCIHDSIGTRNAPALMNLAWKKSLMWDGAVHHLDLQALAPIAHPAEMGEELQHLTQKLQSNGMYRVLYKKAFGDTLVTGERTLKAIAKFMLVLVSAQSKYDSVMQGKTQFTLQEKKGYRLYQQHCSGCHAEPLFTNDEFAYNGLPADPKLNDSGRMKITGDPKDSLHFKVPTLRNIEVSYPYMHDGRFMNLTAVLKHYSTSASSLPQNNPKLSLPLPLTPADRVDLLAFLLTLTDKNFLFNPDFAYPKKIIEQATKESERFRK from the coding sequence ATGAGCAAACAATTTCTCCTCGCCGCATTCATCCTGTTCTTGCTGGTCGCGTTTCGCAGCAGGGAGATGCCGCTGTTTGTTGCACCCCCTTCCTGGCCACAGCCGCACTGCGATTTCAGTGAAAATCCATTAACCGCTTCAAAGATTGCTCTAGGTCGCGTGTTGTTTTACGATCCCATCCTCTCCGCCGACAGCAGCACCTCCTGTTCCTCCTGCCATTCTTCCTACACCGCCTTCGCGCATACCGACCACGCCCTCAGTCACTGCATCCACGACAGCATCGGCACCCGCAATGCGCCGGCATTGATGAATCTCGCCTGGAAGAAATCATTGATGTGGGATGGGGCTGTTCATCACCTCGACCTGCAAGCCCTCGCTCCCATAGCTCATCCTGCGGAGATGGGGGAAGAATTGCAGCATCTGACCCAGAAACTCCAAAGCAATGGCATGTACCGCGTACTGTATAAAAAGGCTTTCGGCGATACATTGGTCACCGGTGAACGCACATTGAAGGCCATTGCCAAATTTATGTTGGTGCTGGTAAGTGCTCAATCGAAATACGATAGTGTGATGCAAGGGAAGACACAATTTACTTTACAGGAAAAAAAGGGCTACCGTTTGTATCAGCAACATTGTTCGGGTTGTCATGCAGAGCCGCTGTTCACCAATGATGAATTCGCATACAATGGTCTGCCTGCTGATCCGAAACTGAACGATAGCGGCAGAATGAAAATTACCGGCGATCCAAAAGATTCACTCCATTTCAAGGTGCCCACATTACGCAATATAGAAGTCTCCTACCCCTACATGCATGACGGAAGATTCATGAATCTGACCGCTGTCCTGAAACATTACAGTACAAGCGCATCATCTCTCCCACAAAACAATCCTAAACTTTCCCTCCCTCTTCCCCTAACACCTGCCGACCGCGTCGACCTTCTGGCCTTCCTTCTCACCCTGACCGATAAAAACTTCTTATTTAATCCCGATTTCGCCTACCCGAAAAAAATAATTGAACAGGCAACGAAGGAATCGGAACGTTTTAGGAAATAA
- a CDS encoding DUF3375 family protein: MKAKKYVQSWTTKGFLTNYQDETGEIYYELSLHSSKTLGLAFKPKKRGICGSRIKFKNIFNQLVNLLSLPMKILKNEYNYSKTKNWK, from the coding sequence ATTAAAGCAAAAAAGTATGTTCAGAGCTGGACAACTAAAGGGTTTTTGACAAACTACCAAGACGAAACAGGAGAAATATATTATGAACTTTCATTACATTCAAGCAAAACACTTGGACTGGCTTTCAAGCCTAAAAAAAGAGGAATATGTGGGAGCAGAATCAAGTTCAAAAACATATTTAATCAATTAGTGAACTTGTTGAGTTTACCAATGAAGATATTGAAAAACGAATACAATTACTCGAAGACAAAAAACTGGAAATAG
- a CDS encoding RNA polymerase sigma factor, with product MNFQTLYEAHKNKVYNLALQYVQNKEEAEEITQDVFMVIYKKMDAFRHEAGVSTWIYRITINKSIDHLRTRQRKQKLVSLLQVIGIRPDEMDPPDFDHPGVKLEQKERMQEIFKAINALPERQKTVLLLNKIEKVPLSEIALIMDLSPKAVESLLMRAKAGLENKLKENEGI from the coding sequence ATGAATTTCCAAACCCTCTATGAAGCACATAAGAACAAGGTGTATAATCTTGCGCTGCAATATGTGCAGAACAAAGAGGAAGCAGAAGAAATTACCCAGGATGTTTTTATGGTGATTTATAAAAAGATGGATGCCTTCCGCCACGAAGCCGGTGTCAGTACATGGATCTATCGCATCACCATCAATAAGTCGATTGATCATCTCCGTACCCGTCAACGGAAACAGAAGCTGGTGTCCCTGTTACAGGTAATAGGTATTCGCCCCGACGAGATGGATCCGCCAGATTTCGATCATCCCGGTGTAAAGCTGGAGCAGAAAGAACGGATGCAGGAAATTTTTAAGGCGATCAATGCGCTGCCCGAACGTCAGAAGACCGTCCTCCTCCTGAATAAAATAGAAAAAGTTCCGCTGAGCGAAATCGCTCTCATCATGGACCTCTCCCCGAAAGCCGTGGAATCGCTGCTGATGCGGGCAAAGGCAGGACTGGAAAATAAATTAAAAGAAAACGAAGGAATCTAA